A genomic stretch from Microcebus murinus isolate Inina chromosome 19, M.murinus_Inina_mat1.0, whole genome shotgun sequence includes:
- the FLYWCH1 gene encoding FLYWCH-type zinc finger-containing protein 1 isoform X1 — translation MGRCLAFKGRVGRASRPCPEQLRPGGTCEDGAPGLPGSLPGRRRDPSARAECGLRGQAIGPGMPLPEASEQESESMKAGQEPSPELGTDVILAAPSKPEEFSELVLLTASDQGGHGVDFETRGVRCIVSLETSGPNILASTLQILPAEEPGSVVQPGPQVPEQRCSRQQQTAAPMPLEFLRTPFGGRLLVLESFLYKQEKAVGDKVYWKCRQHSSLSCRGRAITRGLRATVMRDHCHPPDEEGLEAQRQKQKLAGLALGDPEGPAQLVSKPAPEEEGALGSLSLLSLPLKKRSIRRVGQPRSVEFLRTCYGGNFLVHQSFLYKREKAVGDKVYWTCRDHTLHGCRSRAITQGQRVTVMRNHCHAPDMEGLRARRQQERAMAKQQGRPGGPGGQADRLLQGVDSLCYRRGPGTLTLTRPRSRKRAKVKDEPPAQPHAREGSPEEDQDAEPGGPEFLRTPLGGSFLVHESFLYRREKAAGQKVYWTCRDQARMGCRSRAITQGRRVTVMRGHCHPPDLGGLEALRQREKRASPSPRGSPGGPEFLRTPLGGSFLVHESFLYRREKAAGDKVYWTCRDQARMGCRSRAITQGRRVMVMRGHCHPPDLGGLEALRQREQIPNLARWEEGPGALRPLEFLRTSLGGRFLVHNSFLYRKEKAAGDKVYWMCRDQGRLGCRSRAITQGQRVMVMRSHCHAPDLVGLEALRQRERLPSTARQEDPEKIKLLPKVELSFKTCSPESQQTYGAVEDTNADGESP, via the exons ATGGGAAGGTGCCTGGCCTTCAAGGGACGTGTGGGCAGGGCTTCCCGTCCCTGCCCGGAGCAGCTCCGCCCTGGAGGCACCTGCGAG GACGGAGCCCCTGGACTCCCAGGTTCCTtgccagggaggaggagagatcCATCTGCCAGGGCTGAGTGTGGCCTGAGGGGACAGGCCATCGGTCCTGGAatgcccctgcctgaggccagcGAGCAGGAGAGTGAGAGCATGAAGGCCGGCCAGGAGCCATCCCCTGAGCTGGGCACGGATGTCATCCTCGCAGCCCCCAGCAAGCCCGAGGAGTTCTCCGAACTGGTCCTGCTGACGGCCTCCGACCAGGGCGGGCATGGGGTGGACTTCGAAACCAGAGGAGTGCGCTGTATCGTGTCCCTGGAGACGTCTGGCCCcaacatccttgccagcactctGCAGATCCTGCCGGCCGAGGAGCCGGGGAGTGTAGTCCAGCCAGGTCCCCAGGTCCCTGAGCAGAGATGCAGCAGGCAGCAGCAGACAG CAGCCCCCATGCCCCTGGAGTTCCTGAGGACCCCGTTCGGGGGCCGCCTCCTGGTGCTGGAATCGTTCCTGTACAAACAAGAGAAGGCGGTGGGGGACAAGGTGTACTGGAAGTGCCGCCAGCACTCATCGCTGAGCTGCCGGGGCCGGGCCATCACCCGAGGCCTAAGGGCCACAGTGATGCGGGACCACTGCCACCCGCCCGATGAGGAAGGCCTGGAAGCCCAGCGCCAGAAGCAGAAGCTGGCCGGCCTGGCGCTGGGGGATCCCGAGGGCCCTGCGCAGCTGGTCAGCAAGCCGGCCCCGGAGGAAGAGGGGGCACTCGGAAGCCTGTCGCTGCTGAGTCTGCCCCTCAAGAAACGCTCAATTCGGAGGGTTG GACAGCCCCGGTCCGTGGAGTTCCTAAGGACGTGCTACGGGGGCAACTTCCTGGTGCACCAGTCGTTCCTGTACAAGCGGGAGAAGGCCGTGGGCGACAAGGTGTACTGGACCTGCCGGGACCACACGCTGCACGGCTGCCGCAGCCGCGCCATCACCCAGGGCCAGCGGGTGACCGTGATGCGCAACCACTGCCACGCGCCTGACATGGAGGGGCTGAGGGCCCGGCGGCAGCAGGAGAGGGCCATGGCGAAGCAGcagggcaggccgggcgggcCCGGGGGCCAAGCGGACAGGCTGCTCCAAGGCGTGGACAGTCTGTGCTACCGCAGGGGGCCGggcaccctcaccctcaccaGGCCCCGGTCCAGAAAGCGAGCGAAGGTCAAAGACGAGCCTCCGGCCCAGCCCCACGCCCGGGAGGGCTCCCCCGAGGAGGACCAGGACGCAGAGCCCG gaggcCCCGAGTTCCTGAGGACCCCACTGGGGGGCAGCTTCCTGGTGCACGAGTCGTTCCTGTACAGGCGGGAGAAGGCCGCGGGGCAGAAGGTGTACTGGACCTGCCGCGACCAGGCCCGCATGGGCTGCCGCAGCCGCGCCATCACTCAGGGCCGGCGGGTGACCGTCATGCGTGGCCACTGCCACCCGCCCGACCTGGGGGGCCTGGAGGCCCTGAGGCAGCGGGAGAAACGCGCCAGCCCGTCGCCAAGAGGGAGTCCAG gaggcCCCGAGTTCCTGAGGACCCCGCTGGGGGGCAGCTTCCTGGTGCACGAGTCGTTCCTGTACAGGCGGGAGAAGGCCGCCGGGGACAAGGTGTACTGGACCTGCCGCGACCAGGCCCGCATGGGCTGCCGCAGCCGCGCCATCACCCAGGGCCGGCGGGTGATGGTGATGCGTGGCCACTGCCACCCGCCCGACCTGGGGGGCCTGGAGGCCCTGAGGCAGCGGGAGCAGATCCCCAACCTGGCCCGGTGGGAAGAAGGCCCAG GAGCCCTCCGGCCCCTGGAGTTCCTGAGGACGTCCCTCGGGGGCAGGTTCCTGGTGCACAACTCGTTCCTCTACAGGAAGGAGAAGGCCGCCGGGGACAAGGTGTACTGGATGTGCCGGGACCAGGGTCGGCTGGGCTGCCGCAGCCGCGCCATCACCCAGGGCCAGCGGGTGATGGTGATGCGCAGCCACTGCCACGCGCCCGACCTGGTGGGCCTGGAGGCCCTGAGGCAGCGGGAGCGGCTGCCCAGCACAGCTCGGCAGGAAGACCCAg aaaagatAAAACTTCTGCCTAAAGTTGAACTGTCCTTCAAGACTTGTTCTCCTGAAAGCCAGCAGACTTACGG GGCCGTGGAAGACACAAACGCGGACGGCGAGTCCCCGTGA
- the FLYWCH1 gene encoding FLYWCH-type zinc finger-containing protein 1 isoform X4, with product MGRCLAFKGRVGRASRPCPEQLRPGGTCEDGAPGLPGSLPGRRRDPSARAECGLRGQAIGPGMPLPEASEQESESMKAGQEPSPELGTDVILAAPSKPEEFSELVLLTASDQGGHGVDFETRGVRCIVSLETSGPNILASTLQILPAEEPGSVVQPGPQVPEQRCSRQQQTAAPMPLEFLRTPFGGRLLVLESFLYKQEKAVGDKVYWKCRQHSSLSCRGRAITRGLRATVMRDHCHPPDEEGLEAQRQKQKLAGLALGDPEGPAQLVSKPAPEEEGALGSLSLLSLPLKKRSIRRVGQPRSVEFLRTCYGGNFLVHQSFLYKREKAVGDKVYWTCRDHTLHGCRSRAITQGQRVTVMRNHCHAPDMEGLRARRQQERAMAKQQGRPGGPGGQADRLLQGVDSLCYRRGPGTLTLTRPRSRKRAKVKDEPPAQPHAREGSPEEDQDAEPGGPEFLRTPLGGSFLVHESFLYRREKAAGDKVYWTCRDQARMGCRSRAITQGRRVMVMRGHCHPPDLGGLEALRQREQIPNLARWEEGPGALRPLEFLRTSLGGRFLVHNSFLYRKEKAAGDKVYWMCRDQGRLGCRSRAITQGQRVMVMRSHCHAPDLVGLEALRQRERLPSTARQEDPEKIKLLPKVELSFKTCSPESQQTYGAVEDTNADGESP from the exons ATGGGAAGGTGCCTGGCCTTCAAGGGACGTGTGGGCAGGGCTTCCCGTCCCTGCCCGGAGCAGCTCCGCCCTGGAGGCACCTGCGAG GACGGAGCCCCTGGACTCCCAGGTTCCTtgccagggaggaggagagatcCATCTGCCAGGGCTGAGTGTGGCCTGAGGGGACAGGCCATCGGTCCTGGAatgcccctgcctgaggccagcGAGCAGGAGAGTGAGAGCATGAAGGCCGGCCAGGAGCCATCCCCTGAGCTGGGCACGGATGTCATCCTCGCAGCCCCCAGCAAGCCCGAGGAGTTCTCCGAACTGGTCCTGCTGACGGCCTCCGACCAGGGCGGGCATGGGGTGGACTTCGAAACCAGAGGAGTGCGCTGTATCGTGTCCCTGGAGACGTCTGGCCCcaacatccttgccagcactctGCAGATCCTGCCGGCCGAGGAGCCGGGGAGTGTAGTCCAGCCAGGTCCCCAGGTCCCTGAGCAGAGATGCAGCAGGCAGCAGCAGACAG CAGCCCCCATGCCCCTGGAGTTCCTGAGGACCCCGTTCGGGGGCCGCCTCCTGGTGCTGGAATCGTTCCTGTACAAACAAGAGAAGGCGGTGGGGGACAAGGTGTACTGGAAGTGCCGCCAGCACTCATCGCTGAGCTGCCGGGGCCGGGCCATCACCCGAGGCCTAAGGGCCACAGTGATGCGGGACCACTGCCACCCGCCCGATGAGGAAGGCCTGGAAGCCCAGCGCCAGAAGCAGAAGCTGGCCGGCCTGGCGCTGGGGGATCCCGAGGGCCCTGCGCAGCTGGTCAGCAAGCCGGCCCCGGAGGAAGAGGGGGCACTCGGAAGCCTGTCGCTGCTGAGTCTGCCCCTCAAGAAACGCTCAATTCGGAGGGTTG GACAGCCCCGGTCCGTGGAGTTCCTAAGGACGTGCTACGGGGGCAACTTCCTGGTGCACCAGTCGTTCCTGTACAAGCGGGAGAAGGCCGTGGGCGACAAGGTGTACTGGACCTGCCGGGACCACACGCTGCACGGCTGCCGCAGCCGCGCCATCACCCAGGGCCAGCGGGTGACCGTGATGCGCAACCACTGCCACGCGCCTGACATGGAGGGGCTGAGGGCCCGGCGGCAGCAGGAGAGGGCCATGGCGAAGCAGcagggcaggccgggcgggcCCGGGGGCCAAGCGGACAGGCTGCTCCAAGGCGTGGACAGTCTGTGCTACCGCAGGGGGCCGggcaccctcaccctcaccaGGCCCCGGTCCAGAAAGCGAGCGAAGGTCAAAGACGAGCCTCCGGCCCAGCCCCACGCCCGGGAGGGCTCCCCCGAGGAGGACCAGGACGCAGAGCCCG gaggcCCCGAGTTCCTGAGGACCCCGCTGGGGGGCAGCTTCCTGGTGCACGAGTCGTTCCTGTACAGGCGGGAGAAGGCCGCCGGGGACAAGGTGTACTGGACCTGCCGCGACCAGGCCCGCATGGGCTGCCGCAGCCGCGCCATCACCCAGGGCCGGCGGGTGATGGTGATGCGTGGCCACTGCCACCCGCCCGACCTGGGGGGCCTGGAGGCCCTGAGGCAGCGGGAGCAGATCCCCAACCTGGCCCGGTGGGAAGAAGGCCCAG GAGCCCTCCGGCCCCTGGAGTTCCTGAGGACGTCCCTCGGGGGCAGGTTCCTGGTGCACAACTCGTTCCTCTACAGGAAGGAGAAGGCCGCCGGGGACAAGGTGTACTGGATGTGCCGGGACCAGGGTCGGCTGGGCTGCCGCAGCCGCGCCATCACCCAGGGCCAGCGGGTGATGGTGATGCGCAGCCACTGCCACGCGCCCGACCTGGTGGGCCTGGAGGCCCTGAGGCAGCGGGAGCGGCTGCCCAGCACAGCTCGGCAGGAAGACCCAg aaaagatAAAACTTCTGCCTAAAGTTGAACTGTCCTTCAAGACTTGTTCTCCTGAAAGCCAGCAGACTTACGG GGCCGTGGAAGACACAAACGCGGACGGCGAGTCCCCGTGA
- the FLYWCH1 gene encoding FLYWCH-type zinc finger-containing protein 1 isoform X2 — translation MGRCLAFKGRVGRASRPCPEQLRPGGTCEDGAPGLPGSLPGRRRDPSARAECGLRGQAIGPGMPLPEASEQESESMKAGQEPSPELGTDVILAAPSKPEEFSELVLLTASDQGGHGVDFETRGVRCIVSLETSGPNILASTLQILPAEEPGSVVQPGPQVPEQRCSRQQQTAPMPLEFLRTPFGGRLLVLESFLYKQEKAVGDKVYWKCRQHSSLSCRGRAITRGLRATVMRDHCHPPDEEGLEAQRQKQKLAGLALGDPEGPAQLVSKPAPEEEGALGSLSLLSLPLKKRSIRRVGQPRSVEFLRTCYGGNFLVHQSFLYKREKAVGDKVYWTCRDHTLHGCRSRAITQGQRVTVMRNHCHAPDMEGLRARRQQERAMAKQQGRPGGPGGQADRLLQGVDSLCYRRGPGTLTLTRPRSRKRAKVKDEPPAQPHAREGSPEEDQDAEPGGPEFLRTPLGGSFLVHESFLYRREKAAGQKVYWTCRDQARMGCRSRAITQGRRVTVMRGHCHPPDLGGLEALRQREKRASPSPRGSPGGPEFLRTPLGGSFLVHESFLYRREKAAGDKVYWTCRDQARMGCRSRAITQGRRVMVMRGHCHPPDLGGLEALRQREQIPNLARWEEGPGALRPLEFLRTSLGGRFLVHNSFLYRKEKAAGDKVYWMCRDQGRLGCRSRAITQGQRVMVMRSHCHAPDLVGLEALRQRERLPSTARQEDPEKIKLLPKVELSFKTCSPESQQTYGAVEDTNADGESP, via the exons ATGGGAAGGTGCCTGGCCTTCAAGGGACGTGTGGGCAGGGCTTCCCGTCCCTGCCCGGAGCAGCTCCGCCCTGGAGGCACCTGCGAG GACGGAGCCCCTGGACTCCCAGGTTCCTtgccagggaggaggagagatcCATCTGCCAGGGCTGAGTGTGGCCTGAGGGGACAGGCCATCGGTCCTGGAatgcccctgcctgaggccagcGAGCAGGAGAGTGAGAGCATGAAGGCCGGCCAGGAGCCATCCCCTGAGCTGGGCACGGATGTCATCCTCGCAGCCCCCAGCAAGCCCGAGGAGTTCTCCGAACTGGTCCTGCTGACGGCCTCCGACCAGGGCGGGCATGGGGTGGACTTCGAAACCAGAGGAGTGCGCTGTATCGTGTCCCTGGAGACGTCTGGCCCcaacatccttgccagcactctGCAGATCCTGCCGGCCGAGGAGCCGGGGAGTGTAGTCCAGCCAGGTCCCCAGGTCCCTGAGCAGAGATGCAGCAGGCAGCAGCAGACAG CCCCCATGCCCCTGGAGTTCCTGAGGACCCCGTTCGGGGGCCGCCTCCTGGTGCTGGAATCGTTCCTGTACAAACAAGAGAAGGCGGTGGGGGACAAGGTGTACTGGAAGTGCCGCCAGCACTCATCGCTGAGCTGCCGGGGCCGGGCCATCACCCGAGGCCTAAGGGCCACAGTGATGCGGGACCACTGCCACCCGCCCGATGAGGAAGGCCTGGAAGCCCAGCGCCAGAAGCAGAAGCTGGCCGGCCTGGCGCTGGGGGATCCCGAGGGCCCTGCGCAGCTGGTCAGCAAGCCGGCCCCGGAGGAAGAGGGGGCACTCGGAAGCCTGTCGCTGCTGAGTCTGCCCCTCAAGAAACGCTCAATTCGGAGGGTTG GACAGCCCCGGTCCGTGGAGTTCCTAAGGACGTGCTACGGGGGCAACTTCCTGGTGCACCAGTCGTTCCTGTACAAGCGGGAGAAGGCCGTGGGCGACAAGGTGTACTGGACCTGCCGGGACCACACGCTGCACGGCTGCCGCAGCCGCGCCATCACCCAGGGCCAGCGGGTGACCGTGATGCGCAACCACTGCCACGCGCCTGACATGGAGGGGCTGAGGGCCCGGCGGCAGCAGGAGAGGGCCATGGCGAAGCAGcagggcaggccgggcgggcCCGGGGGCCAAGCGGACAGGCTGCTCCAAGGCGTGGACAGTCTGTGCTACCGCAGGGGGCCGggcaccctcaccctcaccaGGCCCCGGTCCAGAAAGCGAGCGAAGGTCAAAGACGAGCCTCCGGCCCAGCCCCACGCCCGGGAGGGCTCCCCCGAGGAGGACCAGGACGCAGAGCCCG gaggcCCCGAGTTCCTGAGGACCCCACTGGGGGGCAGCTTCCTGGTGCACGAGTCGTTCCTGTACAGGCGGGAGAAGGCCGCGGGGCAGAAGGTGTACTGGACCTGCCGCGACCAGGCCCGCATGGGCTGCCGCAGCCGCGCCATCACTCAGGGCCGGCGGGTGACCGTCATGCGTGGCCACTGCCACCCGCCCGACCTGGGGGGCCTGGAGGCCCTGAGGCAGCGGGAGAAACGCGCCAGCCCGTCGCCAAGAGGGAGTCCAG gaggcCCCGAGTTCCTGAGGACCCCGCTGGGGGGCAGCTTCCTGGTGCACGAGTCGTTCCTGTACAGGCGGGAGAAGGCCGCCGGGGACAAGGTGTACTGGACCTGCCGCGACCAGGCCCGCATGGGCTGCCGCAGCCGCGCCATCACCCAGGGCCGGCGGGTGATGGTGATGCGTGGCCACTGCCACCCGCCCGACCTGGGGGGCCTGGAGGCCCTGAGGCAGCGGGAGCAGATCCCCAACCTGGCCCGGTGGGAAGAAGGCCCAG GAGCCCTCCGGCCCCTGGAGTTCCTGAGGACGTCCCTCGGGGGCAGGTTCCTGGTGCACAACTCGTTCCTCTACAGGAAGGAGAAGGCCGCCGGGGACAAGGTGTACTGGATGTGCCGGGACCAGGGTCGGCTGGGCTGCCGCAGCCGCGCCATCACCCAGGGCCAGCGGGTGATGGTGATGCGCAGCCACTGCCACGCGCCCGACCTGGTGGGCCTGGAGGCCCTGAGGCAGCGGGAGCGGCTGCCCAGCACAGCTCGGCAGGAAGACCCAg aaaagatAAAACTTCTGCCTAAAGTTGAACTGTCCTTCAAGACTTGTTCTCCTGAAAGCCAGCAGACTTACGG GGCCGTGGAAGACACAAACGCGGACGGCGAGTCCCCGTGA
- the FLYWCH1 gene encoding FLYWCH-type zinc finger-containing protein 1 isoform X5, whose product MGRCLAFKGRVGRASRPCPEQLRPGGTCEDGAPGLPGSLPGRRRDPSARAECGLRGQAIGPGMPLPEASEQESESMKAGQEPSPELGTDVILAAPSKPEEFSELVLLTASDQGGHGVDFETRGVRCIVSLETSGPNILASTLQILPAEEPGSVVQPGPQVPEQRCSRQQQTAAPMPLEFLRTPFGGRLLVLESFLYKQEKAVGDKVYWKCRQHSSLSCRGRAITRGLRATVMRDHCHPPDEEGLEAQRQKQKLAGLALGDPEGPAQLVSKPAPEEEGALGSLSLLSLPLKKRSIRRVGQPRSVEFLRTCYGGNFLVHQSFLYKREKAVGDKVYWTCRDHTLHGCRSRAITQGQRVTVMRNHCHAPDMEGLRARRQQERAMAKQQGRPGGPGGQADRLLQGVDSLCYRRGPGTLTLTRPRSRKRAKVKDEPPAQPHAREGSPEEDQDAEPGGPEFLRTPLGGSFLVHESFLYRREKAAGQKVYWTCRDQARMGCRSRAITQGRRVTVMRGHCHPPDLGGLEALRQREKRASPSPRGSPGGPEFLRTPLGGSFLVHESFLYRREKAAGDKVYWTCRDQARMGCRSRAITQGRRVMVMRGHCHPPDLGGLEALRQREQIPNLARWEEGPGRRRPPGTRCTGCAGTRVGWAAAAAPSPRASG is encoded by the exons ATGGGAAGGTGCCTGGCCTTCAAGGGACGTGTGGGCAGGGCTTCCCGTCCCTGCCCGGAGCAGCTCCGCCCTGGAGGCACCTGCGAG GACGGAGCCCCTGGACTCCCAGGTTCCTtgccagggaggaggagagatcCATCTGCCAGGGCTGAGTGTGGCCTGAGGGGACAGGCCATCGGTCCTGGAatgcccctgcctgaggccagcGAGCAGGAGAGTGAGAGCATGAAGGCCGGCCAGGAGCCATCCCCTGAGCTGGGCACGGATGTCATCCTCGCAGCCCCCAGCAAGCCCGAGGAGTTCTCCGAACTGGTCCTGCTGACGGCCTCCGACCAGGGCGGGCATGGGGTGGACTTCGAAACCAGAGGAGTGCGCTGTATCGTGTCCCTGGAGACGTCTGGCCCcaacatccttgccagcactctGCAGATCCTGCCGGCCGAGGAGCCGGGGAGTGTAGTCCAGCCAGGTCCCCAGGTCCCTGAGCAGAGATGCAGCAGGCAGCAGCAGACAG CAGCCCCCATGCCCCTGGAGTTCCTGAGGACCCCGTTCGGGGGCCGCCTCCTGGTGCTGGAATCGTTCCTGTACAAACAAGAGAAGGCGGTGGGGGACAAGGTGTACTGGAAGTGCCGCCAGCACTCATCGCTGAGCTGCCGGGGCCGGGCCATCACCCGAGGCCTAAGGGCCACAGTGATGCGGGACCACTGCCACCCGCCCGATGAGGAAGGCCTGGAAGCCCAGCGCCAGAAGCAGAAGCTGGCCGGCCTGGCGCTGGGGGATCCCGAGGGCCCTGCGCAGCTGGTCAGCAAGCCGGCCCCGGAGGAAGAGGGGGCACTCGGAAGCCTGTCGCTGCTGAGTCTGCCCCTCAAGAAACGCTCAATTCGGAGGGTTG GACAGCCCCGGTCCGTGGAGTTCCTAAGGACGTGCTACGGGGGCAACTTCCTGGTGCACCAGTCGTTCCTGTACAAGCGGGAGAAGGCCGTGGGCGACAAGGTGTACTGGACCTGCCGGGACCACACGCTGCACGGCTGCCGCAGCCGCGCCATCACCCAGGGCCAGCGGGTGACCGTGATGCGCAACCACTGCCACGCGCCTGACATGGAGGGGCTGAGGGCCCGGCGGCAGCAGGAGAGGGCCATGGCGAAGCAGcagggcaggccgggcgggcCCGGGGGCCAAGCGGACAGGCTGCTCCAAGGCGTGGACAGTCTGTGCTACCGCAGGGGGCCGggcaccctcaccctcaccaGGCCCCGGTCCAGAAAGCGAGCGAAGGTCAAAGACGAGCCTCCGGCCCAGCCCCACGCCCGGGAGGGCTCCCCCGAGGAGGACCAGGACGCAGAGCCCG gaggcCCCGAGTTCCTGAGGACCCCACTGGGGGGCAGCTTCCTGGTGCACGAGTCGTTCCTGTACAGGCGGGAGAAGGCCGCGGGGCAGAAGGTGTACTGGACCTGCCGCGACCAGGCCCGCATGGGCTGCCGCAGCCGCGCCATCACTCAGGGCCGGCGGGTGACCGTCATGCGTGGCCACTGCCACCCGCCCGACCTGGGGGGCCTGGAGGCCCTGAGGCAGCGGGAGAAACGCGCCAGCCCGTCGCCAAGAGGGAGTCCAG gaggcCCCGAGTTCCTGAGGACCCCGCTGGGGGGCAGCTTCCTGGTGCACGAGTCGTTCCTGTACAGGCGGGAGAAGGCCGCCGGGGACAAGGTGTACTGGACCTGCCGCGACCAGGCCCGCATGGGCTGCCGCAGCCGCGCCATCACCCAGGGCCGGCGGGTGATGGTGATGCGTGGCCACTGCCACCCGCCCGACCTGGGGGGCCTGGAGGCCCTGAGGCAGCGGGAGCAGATCCCCAACCTGGCCCGGTGGGAAGAAGGCCCAG GAAGGAGAAGGCCGCCGGGGACAAGGTGTACTGGATGTGCCGGGACCAGGGTCGGCTGGGCTGCCGCAGCCGCGCCATCACCCAGGGCCAGCGGGTGA
- the FLYWCH1 gene encoding FLYWCH-type zinc finger-containing protein 1 isoform X3: MPLPEASEQESESMKAGQEPSPELGTDVILAAPSKPEEFSELVLLTASDQGGHGVDFETRGVRCIVSLETSGPNILASTLQILPAEEPGSVVQPGPQVPEQRCSRQQQTAAPMPLEFLRTPFGGRLLVLESFLYKQEKAVGDKVYWKCRQHSSLSCRGRAITRGLRATVMRDHCHPPDEEGLEAQRQKQKLAGLALGDPEGPAQLVSKPAPEEEGALGSLSLLSLPLKKRSIRRVGQPRSVEFLRTCYGGNFLVHQSFLYKREKAVGDKVYWTCRDHTLHGCRSRAITQGQRVTVMRNHCHAPDMEGLRARRQQERAMAKQQGRPGGPGGQADRLLQGVDSLCYRRGPGTLTLTRPRSRKRAKVKDEPPAQPHAREGSPEEDQDAEPGGPEFLRTPLGGSFLVHESFLYRREKAAGQKVYWTCRDQARMGCRSRAITQGRRVTVMRGHCHPPDLGGLEALRQREKRASPSPRGSPGGPEFLRTPLGGSFLVHESFLYRREKAAGDKVYWTCRDQARMGCRSRAITQGRRVMVMRGHCHPPDLGGLEALRQREQIPNLARWEEGPGALRPLEFLRTSLGGRFLVHNSFLYRKEKAAGDKVYWMCRDQGRLGCRSRAITQGQRVMVMRSHCHAPDLVGLEALRQRERLPSTARQEDPEKIKLLPKVELSFKTCSPESQQTYGAVEDTNADGESP, from the exons atgcccctgcctgaggccagcGAGCAGGAGAGTGAGAGCATGAAGGCCGGCCAGGAGCCATCCCCTGAGCTGGGCACGGATGTCATCCTCGCAGCCCCCAGCAAGCCCGAGGAGTTCTCCGAACTGGTCCTGCTGACGGCCTCCGACCAGGGCGGGCATGGGGTGGACTTCGAAACCAGAGGAGTGCGCTGTATCGTGTCCCTGGAGACGTCTGGCCCcaacatccttgccagcactctGCAGATCCTGCCGGCCGAGGAGCCGGGGAGTGTAGTCCAGCCAGGTCCCCAGGTCCCTGAGCAGAGATGCAGCAGGCAGCAGCAGACAG CAGCCCCCATGCCCCTGGAGTTCCTGAGGACCCCGTTCGGGGGCCGCCTCCTGGTGCTGGAATCGTTCCTGTACAAACAAGAGAAGGCGGTGGGGGACAAGGTGTACTGGAAGTGCCGCCAGCACTCATCGCTGAGCTGCCGGGGCCGGGCCATCACCCGAGGCCTAAGGGCCACAGTGATGCGGGACCACTGCCACCCGCCCGATGAGGAAGGCCTGGAAGCCCAGCGCCAGAAGCAGAAGCTGGCCGGCCTGGCGCTGGGGGATCCCGAGGGCCCTGCGCAGCTGGTCAGCAAGCCGGCCCCGGAGGAAGAGGGGGCACTCGGAAGCCTGTCGCTGCTGAGTCTGCCCCTCAAGAAACGCTCAATTCGGAGGGTTG GACAGCCCCGGTCCGTGGAGTTCCTAAGGACGTGCTACGGGGGCAACTTCCTGGTGCACCAGTCGTTCCTGTACAAGCGGGAGAAGGCCGTGGGCGACAAGGTGTACTGGACCTGCCGGGACCACACGCTGCACGGCTGCCGCAGCCGCGCCATCACCCAGGGCCAGCGGGTGACCGTGATGCGCAACCACTGCCACGCGCCTGACATGGAGGGGCTGAGGGCCCGGCGGCAGCAGGAGAGGGCCATGGCGAAGCAGcagggcaggccgggcgggcCCGGGGGCCAAGCGGACAGGCTGCTCCAAGGCGTGGACAGTCTGTGCTACCGCAGGGGGCCGggcaccctcaccctcaccaGGCCCCGGTCCAGAAAGCGAGCGAAGGTCAAAGACGAGCCTCCGGCCCAGCCCCACGCCCGGGAGGGCTCCCCCGAGGAGGACCAGGACGCAGAGCCCG gaggcCCCGAGTTCCTGAGGACCCCACTGGGGGGCAGCTTCCTGGTGCACGAGTCGTTCCTGTACAGGCGGGAGAAGGCCGCGGGGCAGAAGGTGTACTGGACCTGCCGCGACCAGGCCCGCATGGGCTGCCGCAGCCGCGCCATCACTCAGGGCCGGCGGGTGACCGTCATGCGTGGCCACTGCCACCCGCCCGACCTGGGGGGCCTGGAGGCCCTGAGGCAGCGGGAGAAACGCGCCAGCCCGTCGCCAAGAGGGAGTCCAG gaggcCCCGAGTTCCTGAGGACCCCGCTGGGGGGCAGCTTCCTGGTGCACGAGTCGTTCCTGTACAGGCGGGAGAAGGCCGCCGGGGACAAGGTGTACTGGACCTGCCGCGACCAGGCCCGCATGGGCTGCCGCAGCCGCGCCATCACCCAGGGCCGGCGGGTGATGGTGATGCGTGGCCACTGCCACCCGCCCGACCTGGGGGGCCTGGAGGCCCTGAGGCAGCGGGAGCAGATCCCCAACCTGGCCCGGTGGGAAGAAGGCCCAG GAGCCCTCCGGCCCCTGGAGTTCCTGAGGACGTCCCTCGGGGGCAGGTTCCTGGTGCACAACTCGTTCCTCTACAGGAAGGAGAAGGCCGCCGGGGACAAGGTGTACTGGATGTGCCGGGACCAGGGTCGGCTGGGCTGCCGCAGCCGCGCCATCACCCAGGGCCAGCGGGTGATGGTGATGCGCAGCCACTGCCACGCGCCCGACCTGGTGGGCCTGGAGGCCCTGAGGCAGCGGGAGCGGCTGCCCAGCACAGCTCGGCAGGAAGACCCAg aaaagatAAAACTTCTGCCTAAAGTTGAACTGTCCTTCAAGACTTGTTCTCCTGAAAGCCAGCAGACTTACGG GGCCGTGGAAGACACAAACGCGGACGGCGAGTCCCCGTGA